The Argentina anserina chromosome 5, drPotAnse1.1, whole genome shotgun sequence genome includes the window TGAAAACCAGTTCTGAGCATCACACATTTGGGAAGGTATTCATTCACTAACAAACGAAATCAGGAAGATGGTAAGACCAAGTAACATCAATCTTCCTAGGATATTTTTATTAAGTTTTGGAAAAAGATACGGGACAGAAACAAAGCAGCCTCAGAAAACGATGTTTAAGTTCCAACATCGGGAATATTGGAAAACTGAGGCAACATATATTCACGTGTTAAGAATTAAGAGCAAGAGGCAAAAGTTCTTTTAGCCTTTTAAGCAATTTATGCACCCTTGGAAGAGAAACCATGAGGAGAAACAATATCAAATGCAAAGATGAGACAAATATAACTAAGTCCGCAACAGATTTAGATAGTAAGAGGTTTGCACATCTTAGAGTTGAAGCAacctaacaaaataaaatgccATTCCAATCAAGACAAAAGCAACCTCTAAACCCCTATAGGGACAAAATGAACGGTCATTAGCTATATCAACATTCCTACCACGGTCTGATCATAAATATCAACATTGAGAAGAAAGCCCTTGACTTCACTCAAATGCCCACTGGTTCTCCCTACGaacctcctcttcttcttcagggGTGAAGTCATTCTTAATGTTAAAAGTCTTGCGGATCTCCTCAGGAGTCTTCCCCTTAATCATGTCAGCAACAGTCTGGCATGTCAGATCCAGAAGGCCCTTGATGTTGAGATAGTTGGCAGCCTGAAAGTCACAATTAACCACCAAGTCCAGAAAATGAACCAAGATAAACAGAAGCCAAAATTAAGATGTTATTACAAATACACAGTGATGTACAGACACTAACAATGGTTTCTGCTAACAAATAGATACCAAAGATAAAGAGACCAGATTTCCCTATATATGCCAAGATATAAGCATCCCTCTGTAGAAACAACAATGGTGGCGTAGCAGCCTCGAGAAGAATTTATCTTTAACCATAAATGAACAATCATTAAGCACACACCCTTAACTCAGTTAATCAATACAAACCCAACAGGACACAATCCAGCAATAAAAAACACTGCTCAAAGTTAATCAATACAATCCAATAATTAtgaacataacataaagaaaaACACACATTCTCTAAGCCTAGAACTTGATCATGCTAACTAACACATCTTCGTTTCAGACCTTGTATCATCAAAACGACTAATGCACACTTCAACACTGACAATGATCACACAAGACCAAACACGAGCAAAATTCAAAGTCTCAATGACATCTAAACAAGTACGAAAGCCCATTACATATCAACTACAATTGACTACCCAAACAAACCTAAAATTTaatcaaaaaccaaaaccctaaATTCAAAACTTTCCTATAAACTGATTCAATCATTCGCAAAATGAAACTGGGTTTTCCGAAACTAACCAAGATGAGGTCGAACAGAACATTCTGGTCAACCTTGATGAACTCAGCATCAAAAGCCTTCAACGGCGAGTCGGTGGACTTGTCCTTCTCGGCGTCCTTGCCGCCCTCCTCCACGTGCTTCCTACA containing:
- the LOC126795925 gene encoding SKP1-like protein 1B, with the translated sequence MSSEKKIITLKSSDNETFEVDEAVALESQTIKHMVEDGCADNAIPLPNVTGSILAKVIEYCRKHVEEGGKDAEKDKSTDSPLKAFDAEFIKVDQNVLFDLILAANYLNIKGLLDLTCQTVADMIKGKTPEEIRKTFNIKNDFTPEEEEEVRRENQWAFE